One Mauremys reevesii isolate NIE-2019 linkage group 5, ASM1616193v1, whole genome shotgun sequence genomic window carries:
- the MAB21L2 gene encoding protein mab-21-like 2 yields the protein MIAAQAKLVYQLNKYYTERCQARKAAIAKTIREVCKVVSDVLKEVEVQEPRFISSLSEIDARYEGLEVISPTEFEVVLYLNQMGVFNFVDDGSLPGCAVLKLSDGRKRSMSLWVEFITASGYLSARKIRSRFQTLVAQAVDKCSYRDVVKMIADTSEVKLRIRERYVVQITPAFKCTGIWPRSAAQWPMPHIPWPGPNRVAEVKAEGFNLLSKECYSLTGKQSSAESDAWVLQFGEAENRLLMGGCRNKCLSVLKTLRDRHLELPGQPLNNYHMKTLLLYECEKHPRETDWDEACLGDRLNGILLQLISCLQCRRCPHYFLPNLDLFQGKPHSALESAAKQTWRLAREILTNPKSLDKL from the coding sequence ATGATCGCCGCCCAGGCCAAGCTGGTGTACCAGCTCAACAAATACTACACGGAGCGCTGCCAGGCCCGCAAGGCGGCCATCGCCAAGACCATCCGGGAGGTGTGCAAGGTGGTGTCGGACGTGCTGAAGGAGGTGGAGGTGCAGGAGCCCCGCTTCATCAGCTCGCTGAGCGAGATCGATGCCCGCTACGAGGGGCTGGAGGTGATCTCGCCCACCGAGTTCGAGGTGGTGCTCTACCTCAACCAGATGGGCGTCTTCAACTTCGTGGACGACGGCTCCCTGCCCGGCTGCGCGGTGCTCAAGCTGAGCGACGGCCGCAAGCGCAGCATGTCGCTCTGGGTGGAGTTCATCACCGCCTCGGGCTACCTGTCGGCCCGCAAAATCCGCTCCCGCTTCCAGACCCTAGTGGCCCAAGCCGTGGACAAGTGCAGCTACCGGGACGTGGTGAAGATGATCGCGGACACCAGCGAGGTGAAGCTCCGCATCCGGGAGCGCTACGTGGTGCAAATCACGCCCGCCTTCAAGTGCACCGGGATCTGGCCGCGCAGCGCTGCGCAGTGGCCCATGCCCCACATCCCCTGGCCCGGCCCCAACAGGGTGGCCGAGGTGAAGGCGGAAGGCTTCAACCTGCTCTCCAAGGAGTGCTACTCGCTGACCGGCAAGCAGAGCTCCGCCGAGAGCGACGCCTGGGTGCTGCAGTTCGGCGAGGCCGAGAATCGCTTGCTGATGGGCGGCTGCAGGAACAAGTGCCTCTCGGTGCTGAAGACCCTCCGGGACCGGCACCTGGAGCTGCCCGGCCAGCCGCTCAACAACTACCACATGAAGACGCTGCTGCTGTACGAATGCGAGAAACACCCCCGGGAAACCGACTGGGACGAGGCGTGCCTGGGGGACCGGCTGAACGGGATCCTGCTGCAGCTCATCTCCTGCCTGCAATGCCGGCGCTGCCCCCACTACTTCCTGCCCAACCTAGACCTCTTTCAGGGCAAACCGCACTCAGCCCTGGAAAGCGCTGCCAAACAGACCTGGAGGCTAGCCAGGGAGATCCTCACTAATCCCAAAAGCCTGGACAAACTATAG